From the genome of Polyangiaceae bacterium, one region includes:
- a CDS encoding PAS domain S-box protein, with translation MLRFSNHERFLRALFDDAPYGVFVTRPDGRIAACNRHVADMLGYAKEELVDHHFNDFTYPEDRSVGIDALRALLAGQLTHVMLEKRYVRRNGDVLSIHITIGVIRDDNGALEYFITTFDDVTKERQQTQALLESEQRIKGLLEAIPYALFCVNLEGLCVYHKPARDRVHDASRGCVGKRLDEMLPADVTETILDTVAAVLSKNEAFAVDYQISDGESIRYYEAHVAPYGANEAIVLSLDVTDRMEAERDRAEAQAAIIEGQREVLRQISTPLMPIAEGVIAMPLVGPVDRERAQQMLSILMDGVTSHAARTVIIDIAGVPKVDTEVAELLARVTQVVKLLGAEALFAGVRPDVARNIIALGIDLTTFRSAGSFQSAIAMALRSGR, from the coding sequence TTGTTGCGTTTCTCGAACCACGAGCGCTTCCTTCGCGCACTCTTCGACGACGCACCCTATGGCGTTTTCGTGACTCGACCCGATGGTCGCATTGCCGCGTGCAATCGGCACGTCGCCGACATGCTCGGGTACGCGAAGGAGGAGCTCGTCGATCATCATTTCAATGACTTCACCTATCCCGAGGATCGCTCCGTTGGCATCGATGCCCTCCGGGCGCTTCTTGCTGGGCAATTGACGCACGTGATGCTCGAAAAGCGGTACGTACGTCGAAATGGGGACGTCCTCTCGATTCATATCACTATCGGGGTGATTCGCGACGACAACGGAGCGCTCGAGTATTTCATCACGACATTCGACGATGTCACCAAGGAGCGGCAACAAACCCAAGCCTTGCTCGAAAGCGAACAGCGCATCAAAGGGCTTTTGGAGGCCATTCCGTACGCGCTATTTTGTGTGAACTTGGAGGGGTTGTGTGTCTATCACAAGCCGGCGCGAGATCGGGTGCATGACGCGTCCAGGGGTTGCGTAGGCAAAAGGCTCGATGAAATGCTACCGGCCGATGTGACCGAGACCATTCTGGATACGGTCGCGGCCGTATTGTCCAAGAATGAAGCATTCGCCGTGGATTATCAGATTTCGGACGGCGAAAGCATTCGGTATTATGAAGCGCATGTGGCGCCGTACGGAGCGAACGAGGCCATTGTCCTATCGCTCGACGTGACCGATCGAATGGAAGCCGAACGTGATCGGGCCGAGGCGCAAGCGGCGATCATCGAGGGGCAACGCGAAGTATTGCGGCAAATATCGACGCCGCTCATGCCCATTGCCGAAGGTGTCATTGCGATGCCGCTCGTTGGCCCGGTCGATCGGGAACGTGCGCAGCAGATGTTATCCATTCTCATGGATGGCGTGACGTCGCACGCGGCGCGCACGGTCATCATCGACATTGCTGGTGTGCCGAAGGTCGATACGGAGGTCGCCGAGCTCTTGGCGCGCGTCACGCAAGTGGTCAAGCTGCTCGGCGCAGAAGCGCTCTTTGCAGGCGTAAGGCCGGACGTTGCGCGGAACATCATTGCGCTGGGTATCGACTTGACCACCTTTCGGAGCGCAGGCAGTTTCCAAAGCGCCATTGCGATGGCTCTGCGCAGCGGTCGATGA
- a CDS encoding tetratricopeptide repeat protein yields the protein MSRAPESILGAEDGAAYRRFLEWSPGAGFDLAIIKVALPVKRDALIAWTREQIPGAREIDLRQVGPERSRLWDLLHAAAHDRGATMLILYGLEESAVRERLLAQLNVERDELVKTFALPWILFVHPTVYPELMQKAPDFIDFAGVWLEDAHLVTPALSKMPVARTEAAAGEMAIGTPEARDLLTEAALAIALWRLDEGRDLLARYGLEHPSTAPEDLDGTLAKCLGALIDNRFEEALRLLQENLLPALERLENERAVTMMYVARILHQRGELDEALWILREYVLPIFDRSGKERPRAIALSLVADVLFARSDYDEALRILREEALPVIEKLGDVRLRAVTLGKMADVLRARGDYDDALRSLREEVLPIYEKLGRLRDRAVMLGKVADVLQARGDYDDALRIRREEQLPIYEKVRDVRERAVTMAEIGSILYSRDEMDEALRILREEVLPVYEKLGDVRSLLVGRTNLATMLATRGRAEDAPEIVRLLALAFADARRLRLPPDVQHIETLIRELGLDPHAPPFV from the coding sequence ATGAGTCGCGCTCCCGAATCGATCCTCGGCGCCGAGGATGGTGCTGCGTACCGGCGATTTTTGGAATGGTCGCCTGGGGCGGGATTCGATTTGGCCATCATCAAAGTGGCTCTTCCCGTGAAACGCGATGCGCTCATCGCGTGGACGCGTGAGCAGATTCCCGGGGCGAGGGAGATTGATTTGCGGCAAGTGGGGCCCGAGCGTTCGCGTTTATGGGATTTGTTGCACGCGGCAGCGCACGATCGTGGCGCGACAATGTTGATTTTATATGGGCTCGAGGAATCTGCCGTGCGCGAAAGGCTTCTAGCGCAGCTCAACGTCGAGCGTGATGAATTGGTGAAGACGTTTGCATTGCCGTGGATCTTGTTCGTGCATCCGACGGTGTATCCGGAGTTGATGCAGAAGGCGCCGGACTTCATTGATTTTGCGGGGGTGTGGCTGGAAGACGCGCACCTTGTAACACCGGCGCTGTCGAAGATGCCCGTCGCGCGCACGGAAGCGGCTGCGGGGGAAATGGCGATTGGAACACCCGAGGCAAGGGATCTGCTGACCGAGGCGGCGCTGGCGATTGCCTTATGGCGTCTCGATGAAGGTCGAGATTTGCTCGCTCGGTATGGACTGGAGCATCCGAGCACTGCGCCGGAAGATCTGGATGGCACTCTCGCAAAGTGCTTGGGGGCATTGATCGACAACCGATTCGAGGAAGCATTACGTCTCTTGCAGGAGAACCTCCTTCCGGCACTCGAGCGCCTTGAGAACGAGCGAGCCGTCACGATGATGTATGTGGCGCGAATTCTTCACCAACGCGGCGAGCTGGATGAAGCATTGTGGATTTTGAGGGAATATGTTCTTCCAATTTTCGATCGCTCGGGGAAAGAGCGCCCGCGAGCCATTGCGCTGTCGCTTGTGGCGGACGTTCTGTTTGCGCGCAGCGACTATGACGAAGCGTTGCGCATCCTCCGGGAAGAAGCACTTCCGGTGATCGAGAAGTTGGGCGATGTGCGTTTACGGGCAGTGACGCTGGGGAAAATGGCAGACGTTCTGCGAGCGCGCGGTGACTATGACGACGCATTGCGTAGTCTTCGAGAAGAAGTACTTCCAATATATGAAAAACTGGGTAGGTTGCGTGACCGAGCGGTGATGTTGGGAAAAGTGGCGGACGTTCTGCAAGCACGCGGTGACTATGACGACGCGCTACGCATCCGTCGGGAAGAACAACTTCCCATATACGAGAAGGTGAGGGATGTGCGTGAGCGGGCGGTAACGATGGCGGAAATCGGCTCGATCTTGTACTCACGCGATGAGATGGATGAAGCGTTGCGCATCCTTCGGGAAGAAGTGCTTCCGGTGTACGAGAAGCTGGGGGATGTGCGTTCGTTGCTCGTCGGTCGCACCAACCTAGCTACGATGCTCGCGACCCGCGGTCGCGCGGAGGACGCCCCCGAAATCGTTCGTCTCCTGGCTTTGGCTTTCGCGGATGCGCGACGGTTGCGCCTGCCCCCTGACGTGCAGCATATCGAAACCCTCATCCGCGAGCTGGGCCTCGACCCCCACGCCCCACCCTTCGTGTAA